The Kosmotoga olearia TBF 19.5.1 sequence GCAAGAAGCTTGTGCAAAGGTCTTTTTCTACTTTTTTCAAGTTCTTTATAGAAGTTCCTTATGGTTTTTTCTCCTATTCCGTTGCCGAGTTGCGCAAGATCAAAAGGGGTGAGTTTATAGAGGTCAGCCGGGCTTTTTACAAGTCCCGAATGAACGAGCCTTTTTATCATTTTCTCTCCGAGTCCATTTATGTCCATAGCATTACGTGAAACGAACAGCAAAATCCTCCTTTCCGTCTTAGCAGGACAAGCAGGGTTGAGGCAGCGTAAAGCTACTTCGTCTTCTTTTGCTTTCCCAACCTTTCCACCGCAAACTGGACAGCTTGATGGAGGTTCAATGACTTTTTCTTTGCCCGATCGGGTTTCGGCTATTGGTTTAACGATTTGCGGGATTATTTCTCCAGCTTTTTCTACTATTACAGTGTCACCGATTCTTATATCCCTATCTCGAATGTAGTCAAAATTATGTAAAGTAGCACGTTTAACAATTGTTCCGGCAAGTTTAACCGGTTCCAGTTCAGCTACAGGGGTTATTACACCTGTTCTTCCAACCTGAAAGGTAACATCGAGGAGTTTTGTTCGTGCTTGCTCGGCTGGAAATTTGAAAGCGATTGCCCAGCGTGGACTTTTGGCGGTGTAACCAAGCTTATTTTGAAATTCTATCCTGTTTACTTTAACAACGAGTCCATCTATTGCATAGTCTAAGTTATTTCTCGATTCGGACCATTCTTTCCAGAACTCGATAACCTCTGAGATATCGCTGACCAGCCTGGCATGTGGTTCAGTTTTCATACCAATTTCTTTCAGAAACTGCAGAACCTCCCATTGAGTTTCTAATTCATAGTTCTCCGGGGAAACTATCTGATAGAAAAAGGCATCGAGATTTCTTTTGGCTACTTCTTTTGGATCAAGTTGTCTTAGCGTTCCAGCGGCTGCATTTCGCGGATTGGCAAAGAGAGGCAATTCCTGTTCGGCCCTTTCGTCATTTATTTTTTTGAATTCGCTTTTGGGGAGATAAACTTCTCCTCTTATTTCTATCGTAAGTGGTTTTCTTAGTCTCAAGGGTATTGACTTTATCGTTCTGATATTTTTTGTGACATTTTCTCCAACGGTACCATCGCCCCGGGTAGCTCCCAAAACGAGAATTCCTTCTTCATACCTTAGGGTAACGGAAAGCCCATCTATTTTTAGTTCGCACACATAATCGAGCTGTTCGACATTGAGTAATTTTTTTATTCTTCTATCGAAGCCTTTGAGTTCTTCTTCAGAATAAGTATTGTCCAGGCTGTAAAGCCTGGAAGAATGAATGACCTGTTCAAAGCCATTTAGGGGCTTAGCCCCAATCCTTTGGGTTGGAGAGTCAGGAGTAATTAGCTCCGGGTATTTTTTTTCAAGTTCCTGGAGCTCCTTTAACATCCTGTCATATTCTTCGTCGGTGATTATTGGATCGTTCAGTACGTAATATCTATAGGCGTGGTAATTCAGTTCTTCTCTCAATTTTTTTGCCCGTTCAATTACATCATGGGGGGCTCTCATTTTTCATCCCTCCTCAGTACAATTACAACCGCAATGGCATACTCTTTTTCATGGGATATGCTGACCTGTAATTCAATATCATTAAGTAGTTTTTTGAGTTTCTTTCCGGGGATAGGTTTCCCGTTTTCATCTTTTAGAAATTCTATTTTTTTGAAATCTAAATTTTTTTCACCATAAGCTTTTATAAAGGCTTCTTTGGCAGCGAATCTTCCAGCCACAAATTCCTTTTTTCGTTTTACGCTTTTGAAGCTGTTGTAGATCTTTTTTTCTTCTTCACTCAGAATTCTTTCCGCCAATTCTTCGGAAATTCTCGAGATGGCTACTATATCTGTCCCAACGCTGAACATCATCACACCTCTATCACCGTTACACCGTGGCCACCCTCAGAAGGGGTTCCCACTCTGAAGGTTTTAATTTTCTTTGATTTTCTTAGATAACGCCAGACGGCTTCAGCTAGTTTTCCCGTGCCCTTCCCGTGGATTATATACCCTGTTCTGAGCTCTTCGTTAAGTAACTCATTGATGAATTTATCGAGGACGAATGGAACATCTTCAGTGACCATACCGCGAATGTCAATCTCCTTTGCGGTGAATCCACGGGATCCTGAAGGGGTGTAAGAATCGCTACTTATGTCGGTCAGATTTGTGGGGGTATCAGCGTGTTCAAGTTTTTCTAGAGGGAGATCCAGAGTCAATCGGCCGGATTTTACAATTGCCCGGTTCTCATCTATATCAATTATTTCTCCTGTTAAACCTGTTTCGATTATTTTCACCGTTTCACCTGTTTTGAATTTTTTGAAGGTTTTTTCTCGACTTATTAACTTCCCGGCGTCCATTTCCTTACGAACTTTCTGGAGTTTTTTCACAGCTTCGACCTTATCTTTTTCTCTGCTGGAACGCGAGAGGTTTATTGCATTTTCGATTTCACTCATGAGTCTGGTAACTTTCTCTTCAAGTTCCTTCAACTCTTCGCTAACCTCGGCGTATCGCTTTTTCTTCAGTAGCTCGAGTTTTTTCTCATAGGTTTTTTTCAGTTCTTTGAGATTTTGTTTTTCATTTAACAGTTCCCGCTTGAGTTTTTCTACCGTAGATCTTTCCCTATGCAGTTTGGAAATGAGTTTTTCAAAATCCACAGTTTCTGAGGTAAGGTAACTTTGGGCTTTTTTAACCACCTCCTGTGAAAGCCCGAGCTTTCTGGAAATCTGGATTGCGTTCGAGCTCCCGGGGACACCTATAATCAAATGATAGGTAGGCTTCAGACTTTCTACATCGAATTCGACACTCGCGTTGAGGACTTTTTCTTTCTCCATGGCGTACATTTTCAGAGGGGATAGGTGAGTGGTTATTACGCTTTTGCATTTCTTTTCCAGAAGTTTATCTATTATAGCCATGGAAAGTCCCGCGCCTTCCACAGGGTCGGTTCCAGCGCCCAGCTCGTCGAGGAGAACCAGGGTATTTCTATCAGCATTTTCGAGTATTTTCACGATCCTGCTCATATGAGAAGAAAACGTACTGAGGCTTTGTTCAATTGATTGTTCATCTCCTATATCGGCGAAAAGTTTATCGAAGTATGGAATTTTTGATCCATTAGCTGCTTGAACTGGAAGGCCGCACATCGTTAATGCAACTGCAAGACCAATATTTTTCAATGCTACGGTTTTTCCGCCAGTATTTGGGCCTGTTATTATGACGGCACTTTTGTCAGGAGGAAGCTGAAAATCTATTGGTACAACTTTGTCAGAAGGGATCAAAGGATGTCTTAGATTTATCAGATCAAATTCAAATTCGGTATTGGGGAAGATAAAGATCGCTCGATTTTTCTTCGCATAGATTGCAGCTGCGTAGAGAACATCCAATTCTGAGATAGCTGCAATGTTTTTTTTCAAGCGTTCCAGCGAAAGGAAGAATTTTTGGGTAAGGTTTCTAAGTATCCTGTGTATTTCTTCTTCTTCCATTGAGTAAAGGATTTTGAGCCTATCGTTTAGAGATACCAGCTCCTTTGGTTCAAAATAGACGGTAGCACCACTTGCGGACGCACCATGTATGATTCCTTCATAAAGGTTCTTTCTGGCAGCCAGCAGTGGCAGGACGTATCTTCCTTCACGGGTAACAAGGTTGCTGCTGGTCAGGTTTTCTTGATATTGCGAGATGAGGTTATCGAGTTTTGTTCTGAGGGTTTTTGTTAAGCTTGTCAGTTCC is a genomic window containing:
- a CDS encoding endonuclease MutS2; translated protein: MVFSLLDETLRLIEFDHVLEKISLHCFSTYGKNAFKILSPAEKPYERLERGKEFFELLLYEGEPPTSGIHDLSIEIERASSGSILSGQDLRKISSTLKSLCRIKEFIEAVKEKYPEVWKIAENLYCERGLVNEIEKAIDENGNVKDNASPALKGIRRELTSLTKTLRTKLDNLISQYQENLTSSNLVTREGRYVLPLLAARKNLYEGIIHGASASGATVYFEPKELVSLNDRLKILYSMEEEEIHRILRNLTQKFFLSLERLKKNIAAISELDVLYAAAIYAKKNRAIFIFPNTEFEFDLINLRHPLIPSDKVVPIDFQLPPDKSAVIITGPNTGGKTVALKNIGLAVALTMCGLPVQAANGSKIPYFDKLFADIGDEQSIEQSLSTFSSHMSRIVKILENADRNTLVLLDELGAGTDPVEGAGLSMAIIDKLLEKKCKSVITTHLSPLKMYAMEKEKVLNASVEFDVESLKPTYHLIIGVPGSSNAIQISRKLGLSQEVVKKAQSYLTSETVDFEKLISKLHRERSTVEKLKRELLNEKQNLKELKKTYEKKLELLKKKRYAEVSEELKELEEKVTRLMSEIENAINLSRSSREKDKVEAVKKLQKVRKEMDAGKLISREKTFKKFKTGETVKIIETGLTGEIIDIDENRAIVKSGRLTLDLPLEKLEHADTPTNLTDISSDSYTPSGSRGFTAKEIDIRGMVTEDVPFVLDKFINELLNEELRTGYIIHGKGTGKLAEAVWRYLRKSKKIKTFRVGTPSEGGHGVTVIEV
- the ligA gene encoding NAD-dependent DNA ligase LigA, yielding MRAPHDVIERAKKLREELNYHAYRYYVLNDPIITDEEYDRMLKELQELEKKYPELITPDSPTQRIGAKPLNGFEQVIHSSRLYSLDNTYSEEELKGFDRRIKKLLNVEQLDYVCELKIDGLSVTLRYEEGILVLGATRGDGTVGENVTKNIRTIKSIPLRLRKPLTIEIRGEVYLPKSEFKKINDERAEQELPLFANPRNAAAGTLRQLDPKEVAKRNLDAFFYQIVSPENYELETQWEVLQFLKEIGMKTEPHARLVSDISEVIEFWKEWSESRNNLDYAIDGLVVKVNRIEFQNKLGYTAKSPRWAIAFKFPAEQARTKLLDVTFQVGRTGVITPVAELEPVKLAGTIVKRATLHNFDYIRDRDIRIGDTVIVEKAGEIIPQIVKPIAETRSGKEKVIEPPSSCPVCGGKVGKAKEDEVALRCLNPACPAKTERRILLFVSRNAMDINGLGEKMIKRLVHSGLVKSPADLYKLTPFDLAQLGNGIGEKTIRNFYKELEKSRKRPLHKLLAGLGIPGVGVKLARDLAEHFKTLDALQNATIDQLLEVPGIGLELAKNIVEFFNLPEIKEEIEHLKKEVNTSERSSKKEELLKGKKFVLTGTLKNFTRKEAEELIVSLGGKVSSSVSKNTDFVVVGENPGSKFQKAKALNVKTINEEEFIKLIREGEKNDIS
- the acpS gene encoding holo-ACP synthase, with the protein product MMFSVGTDIVAISRISEELAERILSEEEKKIYNSFKSVKRKKEFVAGRFAAKEAFIKAYGEKNLDFKKIEFLKDENGKPIPGKKLKKLLNDIELQVSISHEKEYAIAVVIVLRRDEK